One Phaseolus vulgaris cultivar G19833 chromosome 4, P. vulgaris v2.0, whole genome shotgun sequence DNA window includes the following coding sequences:
- the LOC137837809 gene encoding abietadienol/abietadienal oxidase yields the protein MEKMRENISESWLVIISVILVTAIFAKVIQFKLRKEDKSKCRLPPGRRGWPLIGDSINWYNAVASSHPPQFVEEMVKRYDKIFSCSLFGKWAVVSADPSFNRFVMQNEGRLFISSYPKSFRDLVGKNGVITVQGEQQRKLHGIASNMMRLEKLKFHFLNDIQKVMLQTLGNFNNNQVILLQDVCRKVAIHLMVNQLLGVSSESQVSELAQLFSDFVDGCLSIPINIPGYAYHTAMKARENIISKINKIIEEHRQNGAPMEGNGVLGRLLEEESLPDDAVADFIINLLFAGNETTTKTMLFAVYFLTQCPRAMKQLLDEHGSLRSNSGDELLTWQDYKAMPFTQCVIDETLRLGGIAIWLMREAKEDVQYQDFVIPKGCFVVPFLSAVHLDEKVYSGALNFNPWRWMEHENEEKRNWRSSPFYAPFGGGARFCPGAELARLQIALFLHYFVTTYRWTQMKEDRMSFFPSARLVNGFEICLTRRHNETD from the exons ATGGAGAAAATGAGAGAGAATATTTCAGAATCTTGGCTAGTTATTATCTCAGTGATATTGGTCACGGCTATATTTGCAAAAGTAATTCAGTTCAAGTTAAGGAAGGAAGATAAAAGCAAATGCAGATTACCACCAGGAAGGAGAGGGTGGCCTTTGATTGGAGACAGCATCAATTGGTACAATGCTGTTGCAAGTTCTCATCCTCCTCAGTTTGTTGAAGAAATGGTGAAGAG GTACGATAAGATATTTTCATGCAGCCTATTTGGCAAATGGGCAGTGGTGTCAGCAGATCCAAGCTTCAACCGCTTTGTAATGCAAAATGAAGGAAGATTATTCATTTCCAGCTACCCAAAATCTTTCAGAGATTTGGTTGGAAAAAATGGTGTGATCACAGTGCAAGGAGAGCAACAAAGGAAACTACATGGAATTGCCTCCAACATGATGCGTCTGGAGAAGCTTAAGTTCCATTTCTTGAATGATATCCAAAAGGTCATGCTCCAAACTTTGGGCAATTTTAACAACAACCAAGTCATTCTTCTGCAAGATGTTTGTAGGAAA GTGGCTATACATTTAATGGTTAATCAGCTATTGGGGGTTTCAAGTGAGTCTCAAGTCAGTGAATTGGCTCAGTTGTTTTCTGACTTTGTTGATGGTTGTTTATCCATTCCTATCAACATCCCTGGCTATGCATACCACACTGCTATGAAG GCAAGGGAGAATATCATAAGCAAGATAAACAAGATCATTGAGGAACACAGACAAAATGGTGCTCCCATGGAAGGTAATGGTGTACTTGGAAGATTACTAGAGGAAGAAAGCTTGCCAGATGATGCTGTTGCAGACTTCATTATCAATCTTCTCTTTGCGGGAAATGAAACAACCACCAAAACAATGCTCTTTGCAGTCTATTTCCTTACTCAATGTCCTAGAGCCATGAAGCAGTTGCTG GATGAACATGGTTCACTGAGGAGTAATTCTGGAGATGAATTGCTTACATGGCAGGATTATAAAGCAATGCCATTCACTCAATGT GTTATTGATGAAACACTGAGACTTGGGGGCATTGCAATTTGGTTAATGAGAGAAGCAAAAGAAGACGTTCAATACCAAG ATTTTGTTATTCCCAAAGGGTGCTTTGTGGTTCCATTTCTTTCAGCAGTCCATTTAGATGAGAAAGTATACAGTGgagctctaaacttcaatccttggAGATGGATGGAACATGAAAATGAG GAAAAGAGAAACTGGAGAAGTAGTCCATTCTATGCACCATTTGGAGGAGGTGCCAGATTCTGTCCAGGAGCAGAACTGGCACGCCTTCAAATtgctctttttcttcattactTTGTCACTACATACAG ATGGACACAAATGAAGGAAGATAGGATGTCCTTCTTTCCCTCTGCTCGTTTGGTGAATGGTTTTGAAATCTGCCTAACAAGAAGACATAATGAGACAGATTAA
- the LOC137837810 gene encoding uncharacterized protein, protein MAGREVREYTNLSDPKDKKWGKGKDRIDDEDITFQRMVAKMQEVAGERGGYLHGRGALDSDDLLYLKEQMEAEEDAERLLRRTEKRAFAAFKRAASLADSTPASVPLAFRVEPKPKSGIRQQDLLKKVVEIKPKRPRSDGNQSNPASRNAPVTTCKPDHDPSKEKQYLPGPKKVEEQSLSGLKKAEEHAPLGSPETEAKPSVENSGGGLLGLAYDSSDDE, encoded by the exons ATGGCAGGAAGGGAAGTTAGAGAATACACAAATCTCAGCGACCCCAAAG ATAAGAAATGGGGTAAGGGAAAAGATAGGATTGACGATGAGGATATTACTTTCCAACGAATGGTTGCAAAG ATGCAAGAGGTTGCTGGGGAGCGTGGAGGTTACCTTCATGGTCGAGGCG CCTTGGACAGCGATGATCTTCTTTATCTCAAGGAGCAAATGGAAGCTGAGGAGGATGCAGAGCGCCTCCTACGGCGAACTGAGAAACGGGCATTTGCTGCATTTAAG AGAGCTGCAAGTTTAGCAGATTCAACACCTGCATCTGTACCATTGGCATTTCGCGTTGAGCCAAAGCCAAAGAGTGGTATTAG GCAGCAAGATTTGCTGAAAAAAGTTGTTGAGATTAAACCTAAGAGGCCAAGATCTGATGGCAATCAGTCAAACCCAGCTTCTCGAAACGCTCCTGTCACAACTTGTAAGCCTGATCATGATCCTTCAAAAGAGAAGCAATATTTGCCAGGACCAAAGAAAGTGGAGGAACAATCTTTATCTGGATTAAAGAAAGCTGAGGAGCATGCTCCATTGGGGTCCCCTGAAACCGAAGCTAAGCCTAGTGTTGAAAACTCTGGTGGGGGTTTACTAGGCCTAGCATATGATAGTTCTGATGATGAATGA
- the LOC137837811 gene encoding receptor-like protein kinase HSL1, translated as MIMPIQSCMHFSCHIFLIFLFFLVHTSSQSLNDQEHAVLLKIKQYLEDPSFLSHWNSTSSHCSWAEITCTSGSVTSLTLSHSNINKTIPPFTCDLTNLTHLDFSFNLIPGDFPTPLYNCSKLEYLDLSGNNFDGKVPLDIDHLGANLQYLNLGSTNFHGGVPASIANLKQLRQLRLQFCLLNGSVAAEIDSLSNLEYLDLSSNFLFPKWKLPWNLTKFNKLKVFYLYGTNLVGEIPDNIGDMVALEKLDASKNGLTGGIPSGLFLLKNLTSLYLFENDLSGEIPSVVEALNLVNLDLARNNLTGKIPDDFGKLQQLSWLSLSLNSLSGVIPESLGNLPDLRDFRVFFNKLSGTLPPDFGRYSKLKTFLIASNSFTGKLPENLCYHGMLLNLSVYENNLSGELPKFLGNCSSLLDLKIHENEFSGNIPSGLWTSFNLSNFMVSHNKFTGVLPERLSWNVSRFEISYNQFSGKIPSGVSSWTNLVVFDASKNNFNGSIPKELTALRKLTTLLLDQNQLTGALPSDIISWKSLVTLNLSQNQLSGQIPHAIGQLPVLSQLDLSENELSGQVPSLPSRLTNLNLSYNNLTGRIQREYENSVFAGSFLGNSGLCSDNPALNLALCNSGLQRTSKGSSWSIGSIICLAVVALLLILLASFLFIRFQRKRKHRLDNSWKLTSFQRVNFTESTIVSSMTEQNIIGSGGYGTVYRIDVGSEYVAVKKIWNNRKLNKKLESSFRAEVRILSNIRHTNIVKLMCCISNEDSMLLVYEYHENLSLDKWLHKNVKPGSVNKVVLDWPKRLKIAIGIAQGLSYMHHDCLPPVVHRDVKTSNILLDSQFNAKVADFGLAKLLIKPEELSTMSAVIGSFGYIAPEYVQSTRVSEKVDVFSFGVILLELTTGKEASYGDQHSSLSEWAWRHILIGGNVEELLDKDVVEGSYLDEMCSVFKLGVMCTATLPTSRPSMKDALQILQSLGEPLFYGEKNFGHYYDAIPLLKSSKETRLHVDSE; from the exons ATGATTATGCCAATTCAATCTTGTATGCACTTTTCATGTCAcatttttctgatttttttgtTCTTCCTTGTCCACACAAGCTCACAGTCATTGAATGATCAAGAGCATGCAGTTTTGCTTAAGATAAAGCAATATCTTGAAGACCCTTCTTTCCTCTCCCACTGGAATTCAACTTCCTCTCACTGTTCATGGGCTGAGATTACATGCACCTCTGGCTCGGTTACTTCCCTCACCCTCTCCCATTCCAACATCAACAAAACTATACCACCCTTCACCTGTGACCTCACCAACCTCACACACCTTGACTTCAGCTTCAACCTCATCCCTGGTGACTTCCCCACACCCCTCTACAACTGCTCCAAGTTGGAGTACTTGGATCTTTCGGGTAACAACTTTGATGGCAAGGTTCCTCTTGACATTGACCATTTGGGTGCTAATTTGCAATATCTCAACCTTGGTTCTACCAACTTCCATGGTGGTGTTCCTGCTAGTATTGCAAATTTAAAGCAACTGAGACAGCTTAGACTTCAGTTTTGCTTATTGAATGGCTCTGTTGCTGCTGAGATTGATAGCTTGTCCAATCTTGAGTACTTGGACTTGTCCTCTAACTTCTTGTTTCCCAAATGGAAGTTGCCTTGGAACTTGACCAAGTTCAACAAATTGAAGGTGTTTTATTTGTATGGAACCAACTTGGTTGGGGAAATCCCAGATAACATTGGAGATATGGTggctttggagaagctggaTGCGTCAAAAAATGGCTTAACTGGAGGAATTCCAAGTGGTTTGTTCTTGCTGAAGAATCTGACCTCACTCTATCTTTTTGAAAATGATCTCTCAGGGGAGATACCAAGTGTGGTTGAGGCATTAAACTTGGTCAACCTTGATCTTGCAAGGAACAATCTCACAGGGAAAATACCAGATGATTTTGGAAAGCTGCAGCAGTTGTCATGGTTGAGTTTGTCTTTGAATAGCTTGTCAGGTGTGATACCAGAAAGCTTAGGCAATCTTCCAGATCTCAGGGATTTTCGCGTGTTTTTCAACAAGTTATCAGGTACTCTTCCTCCTGATTTTGGCCGTTACTCAAagcttaaaacctttttgattGCATCTAATAGTTTTACTGGGAAGTTACCGGAGAACTTGTGCTATCATGGGATGTTACTTAACTTGTCTGTTTATGAGAATAATCTGAGTGGTGAGTTGCCAAAATTTCTTGGAAATTGCAGTAGTTTACTGGACCTGAAAATTCATGAAAATGAGTTTTCTGGTAACATTCCTAGTggtctttggacatctttcaATTTGTCAAATTTCATGGTGAGCCATAATAAGTTCACTGGTGTGCTTCCTGAAAGGCTATCTTGGAATGTTTCGAGGTTTGAGATAAGTTACAATCAGTTTTCTGGTAAAATTCCAAGTGGAGTATCATCATGGACTAATTTGGTAGTGTTTGATGCCAGCAAGAACAATTTCAATGGAAGTATTCCAAAAGAGCTAACAGCTCTTCGTAAGTTAACAACCTTGTTACTTGATCAGAACCAACTCACTGGGGCACTTCCATCAGATATAATATCATGGAAATCCTTGGTAACTCTAAATTTGAGCCAAAACCAACTCTCTGGACAGATTCCTCATGCAATTGGTCAGTTACCTGTCCTTAGTCAGCTTGATCTATCAGAAAATGAACTCTCTGGCCAAgttccttctctaccttccagACTCACCAATCTCAATTTGTCTTATAATAATTTGACTGGGAGGATTCAAAGGGAATATGAAAATTCTGTGTTTGCTGGTAGCTTTTTGGGCAATTCTGGTCTTTGTTCTGACAACCCAGCACTGAACCTCGCCTTGTGCAATTCTGGCCTTCAAAGAACAAGCAAGGGCTCATCTTGGTCTATTGGTTCGATTATATGCTTGGCGGTAGTAGCCTTGTTACTGATCCTTCTGGCATCATTCTTGTTTATTAGATTTCAAAGGAAGAGAAAGCACAGATTAGATAACTCTTGGAAGCTCACTTCCTTTCAGAGGGTGAATTTCACAGAATCAACCATTGTATCATCAATGACAGAACAAAACATTATTGGTAGTGGTGGATATGGTACAGTATACCGCATTGATGTTGGTTCAGAATATGTTGCTGTGAAAAAGATTTGGAATAACAGAAAGTTGAACAAGAAGCTTGAGAGCTCCTTCCGTGCAGAAGTTAGAATATTGAGCAACATTCGTCATACCAACATAGTGAAGTTGATGTGTTGTATCTCTAATGAGGATTCTATGCTCCTTGTATATGAGTATCATGAAAATCTCAGCCTAGATAAGTGGCTGCATAAGAATGTTAAGCCAGGTTCAGTCAATAAAGTGGTCCTTGATTGGCCAAAGAGGTTGAAAATAGCAATTGGAATTGCTCAGGGTTTGAGCTACATGCATCATGATTGTTTACCACCTGTTGTTCATAGAGATGTAAAAACAAGCAACATCCTTCTGGATTCTCAATTCAATGCAAAAGTTGCTGATTTTGGACTAGCCAAGTTGTTAATCAAGCCAGAGGAACTTAGCACCATGTCAGCTGTTATTGGCTCATTTGGCTATATTGCTCCAG AATATGTGCAATCAACCAGAGTTAGTGAAAAGGTTGATGTGTTCAGCTTTGGGGTGATCCTATTAGAACTGACAACCGGTAAAGAAGCAAGTTATGGAGACCAACACTCATCTCTTTCAGAGTGGGCGTGGCGTCACATTCTGATTGGAGGCAATGTTGAAGAATTGCTAGACAAAGATGTGGTTGAAGGCAGTTACTTAGATGAAATGTGCAGTGTTTTCAAACTTGGTGTCATGTGCACTGCAACACTACCTACTAGTAGGCCTTCCATGAAGGATGCTCTACAAATATTGCAAAGCTTAGGAGAACCATTATTTTATGGTGAGAAGAACTTTGGCCACTACTATGATGCCATTCCCCTTCTTAAGAGTTCCAAGGAAACTAGATTGCATGTTGATAGTGAATGA
- the LOC137837813 gene encoding uncharacterized protein — protein MEKEEEEEAVAPMVKLGSYGGEVRLMVGGDESAAEETMLLWGIQQPTLSKPNAFVSQSSLQLSLDTCGHSLSILQSPSSLGTPGVTGSVMWDSGVVLGKFLEHSVDSGMLVLQGKKIVELGSGCGLVGCIAALLGGEVVVTDLPDRLRLLRKNIETNMKHVSLRGSITATELTWGEDPDSELIDPTPDFVLGSDVVYSEGAVVDLLETLMQLSGPNTTIFLAGELRNDAILEYFLEAAMNNFTIGRVDQTLWHPDYCSNRVVLYVLVKK, from the exons ATGgaaaaggaagaggaagaggaagcaGTGGCACCAATGGTGAAGTTGGGATCGTACGGTGGTGAGGTTCGGTTGATGGTTGGTGGAGATGAATCTGCTGCGGAAGAGACCATGCTTCTTTGGGGTATTCAGCAACCCACGCTTTCCAAACCCAACGCTTTTGTCTCTCAATCTTCTCTGCAGCTCTCCCTCGACACTTGTGGCCACTCTCTCTCCATTCTTCAATCCCCTTCTTCCTTG GGAACACCTGGAGTGACTGGATCGGTGATGTGGGACAGTGGAGTTGTATTGGGGAAGTTTCTGGAGCATTCTGTTGACTCAGGGATGCTTGTCCTTCAGGGAAAGAAGATTGTTGAGTTGGGATCTGGTTGTGGATTGGTTGG TTGTATTGCAGCCCTCTTGGGTGGAGAAGTTGTTGTTACTGATCTGCCTGATAGGCTGAGGCTACTGAGAAAGAACATTGAGACCAATATGAAACATGTTTCTCTACGGGGTTCTATAACAGCAACTGAACTCACATGGGGAGAAGATCCTGACTCAGAACTCATTGATCCCACACCTGATTTCG TGCTAGGATCTGATGTAGTGTACAGTGAGGGGGCAGTTGTGGATCTGCTAGAGACTCTTATGCAGCTCTCTGGACCAAATACAACAATATTTTTGGCTGGAGAACTCAGAAATG ATGCCATTCTTGAGTACTTCTTAGAAGCTGCAATGAACAATTTCACTATTGGCCGTGTGGATCAAACACTCTGGCACCCTGATTATTGCAGCAATCGTGTTGTTCTTTATGTTCTAGTGAAGAAATGA